Proteins encoded together in one Candidatus Krumholzibacteriota bacterium window:
- a CDS encoding type II secretion system protein: MLVRNDSKGFTLIELMFVVVIIGIIAAIAIPNYMKFTKKAKNAVVQENMHTIRLAMETFSVDQLGNYPQAADEAAFLILLPGGQYPDNPFTNQPTQVLWNADPADPGDISIYNLPGGGYMLRGRGDHMLLDDIVSGE; the protein is encoded by the coding sequence ATGCTTGTCAGGAATGATTCGAAGGGTTTTACTCTGATCGAACTGATGTTCGTGGTGGTGATCATAGGGATCATCGCAGCGATAGCGATACCGAACTATATGAAATTCACGAAAAAGGCGAAAAACGCCGTTGTCCAGGAAAACATGCATACTATTCGATTGGCTATGGAAACATTTTCAGTCGATCAGCTTGGCAATTATCCCCAGGCAGCCGACGAAGCGGCTTTTTTGATTCTTTTACCTGGCGGCCAGTACCCCGATAATCCTTTTACCAATCAGCCGACCCAGGTCCTCTGGAACGCTGATCCGGCAGATCCCGGAGATATCAGTATCTATAATCTTCCTGGGGGCGGGTATATGCTGAGAGGGCGAGGCGATCACATGCTTCTCGACGATATCGTCTCTGGAGAGTAG
- a CDS encoding polysaccharide pyruvyl transferase family protein: MARSSVSVFAVSRTGNRGAASMLESAIDNLSHGPEGCDFNIFTVYPGDDSEFPRTPGVRLFDGTPRNLVLKIIPLCILRRFLSFFRIPFPGRGEAMKALFSSDAVLIIGGTTFSDEQPVKIVYNVACLIPAIILGKRSMMYSQTLGPFGKWYNRLACRIFLPKISIVVARGRESLENVRGTGVTNAIYFTDSAFTLQIPEEVEKRIREKYASILAGKKVVGLSINSIVERKCRKHGIDHNGSFAALIEHLRSKGYFVLLVPHSMREKSRLRHNNDLFTVADILEMLDSTEGIHVVKEPYDCKQLRVVVGLADYYVASRFHSMISSLCAGVPVTVFGWGCQKYREVLEEFDLQEYYNDSREISGDNLIKGFEKVVLDSEKIREKISANIERVKASSMNMHLVAGRLVKGGDLLLDEYKNQ; the protein is encoded by the coding sequence ATGGCAAGATCATCGGTTTCAGTATTTGCCGTTTCGAGAACTGGAAACAGGGGCGCCGCATCTATGCTCGAAAGCGCGATCGACAACCTCTCCCACGGGCCGGAAGGGTGTGATTTCAATATATTCACAGTATACCCCGGAGATGACAGCGAATTTCCCAGGACCCCCGGTGTGAGGCTCTTCGACGGAACTCCGCGAAACCTTGTCCTGAAGATCATTCCTCTCTGCATATTGCGCAGGTTCCTCTCCTTCTTCCGTATCCCCTTCCCGGGACGTGGAGAAGCCATGAAAGCCCTCTTCTCCAGCGACGCCGTACTGATAATCGGTGGAACGACATTCAGTGATGAACAGCCCGTGAAGATAGTCTACAACGTGGCGTGTCTCATACCAGCCATAATCCTCGGCAAGAGATCGATGATGTATTCGCAGACCCTTGGACCATTCGGAAAGTGGTATAACAGGCTTGCCTGCAGGATATTTCTGCCAAAAATATCGATTGTCGTGGCAAGAGGCAGGGAAAGCCTTGAAAACGTGCGTGGGACAGGCGTGACCAACGCCATCTATTTTACCGATTCAGCCTTTACTCTCCAAATTCCTGAAGAAGTTGAAAAAAGAATCAGGGAAAAATACGCTTCGATACTTGCCGGTAAAAAAGTCGTTGGACTTTCGATCAACTCCATAGTCGAGCGAAAGTGCAGGAAACACGGTATAGATCATAATGGAAGTTTTGCCGCGCTTATCGAACACCTCCGTTCAAAAGGGTACTTTGTCCTCCTTGTCCCCCACAGCATGAGAGAGAAAAGCAGGCTCAGACATAACAACGACCTCTTCACCGTAGCCGATATCCTCGAGATGCTCGATTCGACAGAGGGTATCCACGTCGTCAAGGAACCTTACGACTGCAAGCAGCTCAGAGTCGTAGTGGGTCTGGCCGATTATTACGTGGCATCGAGATTTCATTCAATGATCTCCTCGCTATGCGCCGGTGTCCCCGTCACGGTCTTCGGATGGGGATGCCAGAAATACAGGGAAGTCCTCGAAGAATTCGATCTGCAGGAATATTATAACGACAGCCGTGAAATATCCGGCGATAATCTAATAAAAGGATTTGAGAAGGTCGTCCTTGACAGCGAAAAGATCAGGGAAAAGATCAGTGCCAATATAGAACGGGTAAAAGCGTCATCAATGAATATGCACCTCGTCGCTGGAAGGCTGGTCAAAGGTGGGGACCTTCTTCTAGATGAATACAAAAACCAATAA
- a CDS encoding flippase-like domain-containing protein, translating into MNTKTNNENETVPSARRQPRWKAGLILFAKVAIMAAVIYFWYGYVRRNWSDLSTGHWDISWKTAVVSATLVFSGYILRACLWAPMLYELTGQRIPVSRAFRVSAIAWMGRYIPGKLWSVAGKAYLSARDREMIPMTGMAVIVEILWFQLGGVLIAGVMLLLSRSIFIQGTNLFLMAAMLVVGIALCHPGIFFRASNFVLAMMRRPGIERRPRYRVMLAVMAGNMATFLLWAAGFLVLAGNFSDINADLFPVVTGVFAAAWVIGFFMLLVPAGIGVRESILAFGLGPVFPSAAALISLVLASRILMTLVELICFLLALLLPLFISASAGVKEVQSLSPDQNG; encoded by the coding sequence ATGAATACAAAAACCAATAATGAAAATGAGACTGTCCCTTCTGCTCGCAGGCAGCCGCGCTGGAAGGCCGGATTGATCCTTTTCGCCAAGGTAGCGATAATGGCGGCAGTCATATACTTCTGGTACGGGTACGTGCGGAGGAACTGGAGTGATCTCTCTACAGGCCATTGGGATATCAGCTGGAAAACAGCCGTTGTCTCAGCCACATTGGTATTTTCAGGATATATTCTCCGCGCCTGCCTCTGGGCTCCGATGCTCTACGAGCTGACCGGTCAGCGTATACCGGTATCGCGGGCGTTCCGGGTCTCTGCCATAGCCTGGATGGGCAGGTATATACCGGGCAAATTATGGTCGGTCGCCGGCAAGGCCTATCTCTCGGCGCGCGACAGGGAGATGATCCCGATGACAGGCATGGCAGTCATCGTGGAGATACTCTGGTTTCAGCTCGGTGGGGTTCTTATTGCGGGAGTGATGCTCCTGCTTTCCCGGAGCATTTTCATCCAGGGGACCAATCTCTTCCTGATGGCAGCGATGCTTGTCGTGGGGATCGCCCTCTGCCACCCCGGTATCTTTTTCAGGGCGTCCAACTTCGTTCTTGCCATGATGCGCAGGCCTGGTATAGAAAGAAGGCCCCGGTATAGAGTGATGCTCGCGGTCATGGCGGGAAATATGGCGACCTTTCTGCTCTGGGCGGCGGGGTTCCTTGTCCTGGCAGGTAATTTTTCCGATATCAATGCCGACCTGTTCCCTGTGGTCACCGGAGTCTTTGCAGCCGCCTGGGTGATAGGATTTTTCATGCTCCTTGTACCCGCGGGAATAGGTGTGCGGGAATCAATCCTCGCGTTCGGCCTGGGCCCGGTATTTCCTTCCGCTGCGGCGCTGATCTCTCTTGTACTCGCTTCGAGGATACTGATGACCCTGGTCGAGCTGATCTGTTTTCTGCTAGCTCTGCTGCTGCCTCTCTTCATTTCCGCTTCAGCGGGAGTGAAAGAGGTGCAAAGTCTATCCCCGGATCAAAACGGATGA
- a CDS encoding SagB/ThcOx family dehydrogenase has product MRHLTVLILTVMLLPVSLVSGELSLRHKALATIDLPVPALDSGYSIEKALRERRSVRKYTSDPVTLEEVSQLLWAAYGITYTRDEMPDFIRGGLKTAPSAGARYPLEIYMVAGNVTGLEAGIYWYIPDGHKLIKLASGDIRSDLQESCLGQKFAGEAPASIVWSAVYERCTEKYGDRGRDRYVCMDLGHSAENVYLQCGSLGLGTCAIGAFTDESLKAVMGMTEEEVPLYVMPVGRLTK; this is encoded by the coding sequence ATGAGACATTTGACTGTTTTGATACTGACGGTCATGCTGCTGCCGGTATCACTGGTGAGCGGCGAGCTTTCGCTCAGGCACAAGGCTCTGGCGACGATAGATCTTCCAGTGCCTGCCCTGGACAGCGGGTATTCGATAGAAAAAGCCCTCCGGGAGCGCAGGTCGGTCAGGAAATACACAAGCGATCCCGTGACTCTTGAAGAAGTATCCCAGCTTCTCTGGGCGGCGTACGGTATCACCTATACGAGGGATGAAATGCCCGATTTCATTCGAGGCGGGTTAAAGACTGCGCCGTCAGCCGGGGCCCGCTATCCGCTCGAGATATACATGGTCGCGGGAAACGTCACAGGGCTTGAGGCGGGTATCTACTGGTATATCCCGGATGGGCACAAGCTGATAAAGCTCGCCTCCGGCGACATCCGGAGCGATCTTCAGGAGTCGTGCCTCGGTCAGAAGTTCGCCGGAGAGGCGCCGGCCTCGATCGTCTGGTCGGCGGTCTATGAGCGATGCACCGAAAAATATGGCGACCGCGGCAGGGACAGGTATGTCTGCATGGACCTCGGCCACTCGGCCGAGAACGTATACCTTCAATGCGGATCTCTCGGACTCGGCACTTGCGCTATTGGCGCGTTTACCGACGAGTCGCTTAAGGCCGTGATGGGTATGACTGAAGAGGAAGTACCTCTATATGTAATGCCGGTGGGGAGGCTCACCAAGTAG
- a CDS encoding Coenzyme F420 hydrogenase/dehydrogenase, beta subunit C-terminal domain, with amino-acid sequence MDKVDGTINRAEIYAGYATEAGIRAPASSGGIVSAILIDLIESGEIDGALVSRIVSIDGHIKGQTELATDRDSVLRCAGSSYIETPVLKEAARLGDKEGRFAVVALPCQVRALREYLSTRPGLKKRIRYIIGLFCRGTVNGSLYDDFFCKYGITTSEVTSVSVRRGHVSGEVIIDLTDGDSTTIPFAMLNSYRIAGIDLMPRCLWCDEHLAADADIAVGDIFTGEYRKKDIKHSAYVCWTEAGTFLMNKMVNKKTVTAEYFGTKRYRRSFSAIEAFSNRTGARVVAARFTGSRSEISLSGFFNIFHSLAWTIIFTNNRLSRTVQGRRLLFGFPPWIIRLEAIAVKALSRIFIGAAVEK; translated from the coding sequence ATGGATAAAGTCGATGGAACTATAAACAGGGCAGAGATTTACGCCGGTTATGCCACAGAAGCCGGCATCCGCGCCCCGGCCTCCTCGGGAGGGATTGTCTCTGCTATCCTCATCGATCTGATCGAGTCTGGCGAGATCGATGGCGCTCTCGTATCAAGGATAGTCTCGATCGATGGCCATATCAAAGGGCAGACAGAACTTGCCACTGACAGGGATTCTGTTCTTCGATGCGCTGGAAGTTCTTATATAGAGACTCCGGTCCTTAAGGAAGCTGCGCGCCTCGGGGATAAAGAGGGCAGATTCGCTGTTGTCGCGCTGCCCTGCCAGGTACGCGCCCTTCGGGAATACCTTTCGACAAGACCCGGCCTGAAAAAAAGAATACGGTATATCATAGGCCTTTTCTGCCGTGGAACGGTGAACGGTTCACTATACGATGATTTTTTTTGCAAATACGGCATAACAACTTCTGAAGTCACCTCTGTCAGTGTCCGGAGGGGGCATGTAAGCGGTGAAGTCATCATCGACCTCACTGACGGAGATTCCACGACGATCCCCTTCGCGATGTTGAACAGCTACAGGATAGCCGGCATCGACCTGATGCCACGATGCCTGTGGTGCGATGAACATCTCGCCGCCGATGCCGATATCGCAGTGGGGGATATCTTCACGGGAGAATACAGGAAGAAGGATATCAAGCACTCAGCGTACGTCTGCTGGACAGAGGCGGGAACCTTCCTGATGAATAAGATGGTGAATAAAAAGACCGTTACAGCGGAATATTTCGGGACGAAGCGATACAGGAGATCTTTCTCGGCGATCGAAGCTTTCAGCAACCGGACGGGGGCGCGCGTCGTGGCAGCCAGGTTTACGGGAAGCAGGTCAGAGATCAGTTTAAGCGGCTTTTTTAATATCTTCCATTCCCTCGCATGGACTATAATATTTACCAACAACCGATTGTCAAGAACGGTGCAAGGGCGAAGGTTGCTTTTCGGGTTTCCGCCGTGGATCATACGGCTTGAGGCAATAGCTGTAAAGGCATTATCACGTATCTTTATCGGCGCTGCGGTCGAAAAATAG
- a CDS encoding biopolymer transporter ExbD: MQLKEKSKKRVIISITSLIDVMFLLLIFFMVTSTFLEQPGMKLDLPSARSAETTVTRRLVLLINAENEIVLGERAVPADSLDFFMKEAAEGSEDGTLVLKADKTVLHGTVIRVMDAAKQAGIKRLVVGTKEDSRQGR; the protein is encoded by the coding sequence ATGCAGCTGAAAGAGAAATCGAAGAAGCGAGTCATTATAAGTATCACATCTCTTATCGACGTGATGTTCCTGCTGCTGATCTTTTTCATGGTGACATCCACTTTTCTTGAACAGCCGGGGATGAAACTCGACCTGCCATCGGCGCGAAGCGCCGAGACGACCGTCACTCGCAGGCTCGTTCTTCTTATCAACGCTGAAAACGAGATCGTACTCGGAGAGCGAGCTGTTCCTGCTGACAGCCTGGACTTCTTTATGAAGGAGGCGGCGGAAGGTTCGGAAGACGGGACCCTGGTGTTAAAGGCGGACAAGACAGTACTGCACGGGACAGTCATCAGGGTGATGGACGCCGCTAAACAGGCCGGTATAAAGAGGCTTGTTGTCGGGACGAAGGAAGATAGCCGCCAGGGCAGATGA
- a CDS encoding energy transducer TonB codes for MRNKRLQLIALAISVAAHLLLLILYRPLALVSLTPADADLKAQSLEPFVFDLVETPDDAIRRKPDEAKSVSDRDALARNEVDREELPEGEAYSEGVSEYRIFQGGFPVRSDGDPAENSGRQLSAERGKDDQAPRPEDKNASDVAEHVRGDLGEIFRSSRISSREGGSGEKDRGRGPFTDGIDYDQRNESARDLGGITLNTYNWAYASYILEMKRKLRSNTHPPGAFSPLGLIDGQTVLSFKVMPDGRVTDLAVIEYTGDRTLMETSVDAVQNSSPFRPLPEDFPMEYLELTWTFIFYVYGRQHGTYQ; via the coding sequence TTGCGAAACAAAAGATTACAATTGATTGCTCTTGCAATATCGGTTGCAGCCCATCTTCTTCTGCTTATTCTTTACAGGCCGCTGGCTCTTGTCAGTTTGACGCCAGCAGATGCCGATCTGAAAGCACAATCACTTGAACCGTTCGTCTTCGATCTTGTCGAGACGCCTGACGACGCGATAAGGCGAAAACCTGATGAAGCAAAATCTGTCTCTGACAGGGACGCTCTTGCCAGAAATGAGGTGGATCGGGAGGAATTACCAGAAGGGGAAGCTTACAGCGAAGGAGTCAGCGAGTACAGGATCTTCCAGGGCGGTTTTCCAGTACGATCAGATGGCGATCCCGCGGAGAACTCGGGACGACAACTATCGGCAGAGCGGGGAAAGGATGACCAGGCGCCCCGGCCTGAAGATAAGAATGCTTCCGATGTTGCTGAACATGTCCGCGGTGACCTGGGGGAGATATTCAGAAGCAGCAGGATATCTTCAAGGGAGGGTGGAAGCGGCGAGAAGGACCGGGGGAGAGGACCATTTACCGATGGGATCGATTATGATCAGAGAAACGAGTCTGCCAGGGATCTTGGTGGAATAACTCTTAACACGTACAACTGGGCTTACGCCTCTTACATCCTCGAGATGAAGAGAAAACTGCGGTCCAATACGCATCCGCCTGGGGCCTTTTCCCCCCTGGGCCTTATCGATGGACAGACTGTACTTTCTTTCAAGGTCATGCCGGATGGCCGGGTAACTGATCTTGCCGTAATAGAGTATACGGGAGACAGGACACTGATGGAAACGAGTGTCGATGCGGTACAGAATTCATCCCCTTTCCGTCCCCTTCCTGAAGATTTTCCTATGGAGTACCTGGAGTTGACATGGACATTCATTTTCTACGTTTACGGGAGGCAGCATGGAACTTATCAATGA
- a CDS encoding MotA/TolQ/ExbB proton channel family protein has protein sequence MELINEFRNGGIVMYPLLLGSIMALAIVIERAFCLRKKKVLVGEIVSAIAKIENAEDMKVAERICEANPGPFASIILVALKNPGLVIDELKEAILDQGRQEIRTLERGLVALETIAAAAPLLGLMGTVIGMIKVFNVISKQGIGQASVLSGGISEALITTVTGLAVGIPALVAYNFLTNKAESLVLDIEKYSSGLIRNIRVMRLAGVPSGPARGVSEASGCS, from the coding sequence ATGGAACTTATCAATGAATTCCGGAATGGAGGGATAGTCATGTATCCCCTTCTTCTCGGATCGATAATGGCCCTGGCGATCGTCATAGAGAGGGCGTTTTGTCTTAGAAAGAAGAAAGTGCTTGTCGGCGAGATCGTCTCGGCGATAGCGAAGATTGAAAACGCTGAAGACATGAAGGTCGCCGAAAGGATATGCGAAGCGAATCCAGGCCCTTTCGCCAGCATAATCCTTGTCGCTTTGAAGAATCCAGGGCTGGTCATCGATGAATTGAAGGAAGCGATCCTTGACCAGGGAAGGCAGGAGATCAGGACGCTTGAACGCGGTCTTGTCGCTCTTGAGACTATTGCCGCGGCGGCGCCGCTGCTCGGGCTGATGGGTACGGTCATAGGGATGATCAAGGTCTTCAACGTGATCTCGAAGCAGGGGATAGGACAGGCGAGTGTTCTCTCGGGAGGTATCTCCGAGGCGCTCATAACGACCGTTACGGGCCTCGCTGTCGGTATACCCGCCCTGGTTGCTTACAATTTCCTCACGAACAAGGCTGAAAGCCTCGTCCTTGACATCGAGAAATATTCATCAGGGCTTATAAGGAATATAAGGGTGATGCGTTTGGCCGGCGTTCCTTCCGGTCCGGCCAGGGGCGTTTCGGAGGCAAGCGGATGCAGCTGA
- a CDS encoding C10 family peptidase translates to MKKAFKILAVSVCVLSIHAKPATAGVVTSDEARIVAANYITNVINSSGSWGGEEYASVGKIEELKRGDRVLGYWCHIEPDGHVIVSLISQLAPVRASSETWDGDPACDAGIVDIIKYKIGQEHDYIEARLGPVADAPEDAIAGLCEYSCLGAWSLLLKPPEQELKEYLVDDALSDYQENGVLLTTNWRQGDPYNLYMPPDPSACGEDYGYRCAAGCTALGAAQIMKYWDWPPYGIPAPYDDYYDWTSMPDDLTTESPSAQINAVAILIAEIGLACNMDYCMDDGCGSGAFHEDMLSAYIANFHFDSGAFILPRVSLSSADWFINIQNNINMNMPLQYEVPGHSIVCDGWRVVSGLKQYHMNYGWANSVPDKSCWDAYAAAGSNTWFTLDLLPCTDLVSENVINLIRPAVALNQTLGGTYPPIPNFPWRYVNVDAQGENAVFQAGQLIQALSDKRILCTSEAGGAIRFYGSPSLHTRLFTRGDTAKGIIIKDGAVVLYGSGSIRLF, encoded by the coding sequence ATGAAAAAGGCATTTAAAATACTGGCTGTTTCCGTCTGCGTTCTGTCAATTCACGCGAAGCCTGCGACGGCGGGCGTCGTCACTTCCGATGAGGCGAGGATCGTAGCCGCGAATTATATCACGAATGTCATCAACAGTTCGGGAAGCTGGGGTGGGGAGGAGTACGCGAGCGTGGGTAAAATTGAAGAGTTAAAGCGCGGAGATCGGGTTCTCGGGTACTGGTGCCATATAGAACCGGACGGCCATGTGATCGTCTCACTCATATCGCAACTCGCGCCGGTCAGGGCGAGCTCCGAGACGTGGGACGGCGATCCCGCGTGCGATGCCGGCATCGTCGACATTATCAAATACAAGATCGGGCAGGAGCATGATTATATCGAAGCCCGTCTTGGCCCGGTCGCTGATGCTCCTGAAGATGCGATAGCAGGACTCTGCGAGTATAGTTGCTTGGGGGCGTGGAGTCTGTTGCTGAAACCGCCGGAACAGGAATTGAAAGAATATCTTGTGGATGACGCGCTTTCTGACTACCAGGAGAATGGTGTGCTTCTTACGACAAACTGGAGGCAGGGGGATCCTTATAATCTCTACATGCCCCCCGACCCATCCGCCTGCGGTGAAGACTACGGTTATCGTTGCGCGGCCGGGTGCACCGCTCTCGGCGCGGCGCAGATCATGAAGTACTGGGACTGGCCGCCCTATGGCATACCGGCGCCATACGACGATTATTATGACTGGACTTCAATGCCGGATGATCTGACGACAGAGTCGCCTTCGGCCCAGATCAATGCTGTCGCCATCCTTATAGCGGAGATAGGGCTCGCCTGCAATATGGATTACTGCATGGATGACGGTTGCGGTTCGGGAGCTTTTCACGAGGATATGCTGTCGGCGTACATTGCCAATTTCCATTTTGACTCTGGAGCTTTCATACTGCCCCGCGTGAGCCTCTCAAGTGCGGACTGGTTTATCAATATTCAGAACAATATCAATATGAACATGCCTCTGCAGTACGAAGTACCGGGCCACTCGATCGTATGCGACGGGTGGCGCGTCGTCTCCGGGCTCAAGCAATATCACATGAACTATGGCTGGGCAAATTCAGTGCCTGATAAATCGTGCTGGGACGCGTACGCGGCGGCCGGCAGCAATACATGGTTCACCCTGGATCTTCTGCCGTGTACGGATCTTGTTTCCGAGAATGTCATTAACTTAATCCGTCCTGCAGTAGCGCTGAATCAGACTCTGGGTGGCACTTATCCGCCGATCCCGAACTTTCCCTGGCGCTACGTCAATGTCGACGCCCAGGGGGAGAATGCTGTTTTCCAGGCGGGCCAGCTTATACAGGCGCTTTCGGACAAGAGGATCCTGTGCACCAGCGAAGCGGGCGGCGCCATAAGGTTTTACGGTTCGCCATCGCTGCACACCCGCCTCTTCACGAGAGGGGATACGGCGAAAGGAATTATTATAAAGGATGGCGCAGTAGTACTGTATGGAAGCGGAAGTATCCGATTGTTTTAG
- a CDS encoding TonB family protein yields the protein MDTVHTRLRRKYNTYLLDALFAALVLHFLIFYLIPPFEFTPYRPFEDWTTVIVDLPDPVPEIEDPDIIKEPAIKPVPLISDETGDDPVDIPITSPDKISSMVFTAMPVQEKQEFIAWDRMPVLLKYFSPVYPRLAREGGIEGTVLLRVAIAADGRVEAASIIHSNVTPSMEKAALTAVMKFEFEPAMQAHVAVRSLMAVPITFRLH from the coding sequence ATGGATACCGTTCACACAAGACTAAGGCGAAAATACAATACGTATCTGCTCGATGCTTTATTTGCCGCTCTTGTCCTGCACTTTCTCATATTCTACCTTATCCCTCCTTTTGAGTTTACTCCGTACAGGCCTTTTGAAGACTGGACCACCGTAATCGTCGATCTTCCCGACCCGGTTCCTGAGATCGAGGATCCTGATATTATAAAAGAGCCTGCAATCAAACCTGTTCCCCTCATCAGTGATGAGACAGGGGATGATCCCGTAGATATTCCGATCACTTCTCCCGACAAGATCAGCAGTATGGTCTTCACGGCGATGCCTGTTCAGGAGAAACAGGAATTTATAGCGTGGGACCGGATGCCCGTGCTTCTGAAATATTTTTCACCTGTCTACCCGCGTCTGGCCAGGGAAGGTGGGATCGAGGGCACAGTCCTTCTGAGAGTGGCGATTGCTGCTGACGGGAGGGTCGAGGCTGCTTCGATCATCCATTCCAATGTCACACCTTCCATGGAAAAGGCAGCTCTGACGGCTGTAATGAAATTCGAATTCGAACCGGCAATGCAGGCACACGTCGCCGTAAGATCGCTTATGGCAGTTCCGATAACGTTCAGACTGCATTGA
- a CDS encoding aspartyl protease family protein translates to MRKSYLSFSGRIIMAVFLAVAYCVDDSVGELKHQITPLFEYGDSLAVKGVEIFDNIIYFPVLVNGSAPFMFVLDTGAGNLSAFDQGEADMLGVKSTIIGEGGGAGEEIVSFGLTDSVTISLRGLSFENRPLVTVPLRRLDAHWGKRKDGLIGGDLLSTLVTTIDYENAQVVFHDAAAYQYMGPGERIPVMIENNFLMVDAEVFTYGAKDHLDALFMIDTGVRLSTFNSPYSRKHGLAEQSPGTLSGMIGYGMGGAAGGVAGRVSGIRIGSILMEDPVISFSTDNSGILADTSFAGIIGADILSRFTVVFDYSRSEIFLEKNNRFADPFEFDMCGIRFSMDGQCFNFLNVFSVFKDSPAAMAGIESGDIVRKIDGIEAGDFTWEELRDYLRRDGKKVRFTIERDGRLRDVAVRLKRIV, encoded by the coding sequence ATGAGAAAAAGTTATCTATCGTTTTCAGGCAGGATCATCATGGCGGTATTTCTGGCCGTCGCTTACTGTGTCGATGATTCAGTGGGAGAGCTCAAGCACCAGATCACACCTCTATTCGAATATGGAGACAGCCTTGCGGTCAAAGGGGTCGAAATATTCGATAATATCATTTATTTTCCCGTCCTGGTCAACGGCTCGGCGCCATTTATGTTCGTTCTCGATACCGGCGCGGGAAATCTCTCCGCGTTCGACCAGGGTGAAGCAGATATGCTTGGCGTTAAGTCAACGATCATCGGGGAAGGGGGAGGAGCTGGAGAGGAGATCGTCAGCTTCGGCCTTACTGATTCAGTGACCATATCCCTGCGGGGTCTTTCATTTGAGAACCGTCCCCTGGTGACTGTTCCCCTCAGGAGGCTCGACGCGCACTGGGGTAAGCGTAAGGATGGCCTGATCGGCGGCGATCTTCTTTCAACACTTGTCACAACAATAGATTATGAGAATGCGCAGGTAGTCTTCCACGACGCGGCTGCTTATCAATACATGGGCCCCGGCGAACGGATCCCGGTTATGATCGAAAACAATTTTCTTATGGTGGATGCCGAAGTGTTCACCTATGGCGCGAAAGATCATCTGGACGCGTTGTTTATGATCGATACTGGCGTGCGGCTTTCGACCTTCAACAGTCCCTACTCGAGAAAACATGGTCTCGCCGAACAAAGCCCTGGAACGCTCTCGGGGATGATCGGTTATGGTATGGGGGGCGCGGCCGGTGGGGTTGCCGGCCGGGTCAGTGGGATCCGAATCGGTTCGATCCTCATGGAAGACCCTGTCATTTCTTTTTCGACAGATAACAGCGGAATACTCGCCGATACAAGTTTCGCGGGGATAATCGGTGCCGATATCCTGAGCCGGTTCACTGTTGTTTTCGATTACAGCCGGTCGGAGATATTTCTCGAAAAAAACAACCGCTTCGCTGATCCGTTCGAGTTCGACATGTGCGGAATCAGGTTCAGTATGGATGGTCAGTGCTTCAACTTTCTGAATGTGTTTTCTGTTTTCAAGGATTCTCCCGCGGCCATGGCGGGGATCGAAAGTGGAGACATTGTAAGGAAGATCGACGGGATCGAGGCTGGAGATTTCACATGGGAGGAGCTCCGCGACTATCTGCGGCGTGATGGGAAGAAAGTCCGTTTTACGATCGAACGGGATGGCAGGTTGCGCGATGTCGCCGTACGATTGAAGAGGATCGTTTGA